In the Hordeum vulgare subsp. vulgare chromosome 7H, MorexV3_pseudomolecules_assembly, whole genome shotgun sequence genome, one interval contains:
- the LOC123407952 gene encoding uncharacterized protein LOC123407952 translates to MLPAIPVDVNALELLDQENFLAPGEDKEDPLSFRVICLAQCRMNLLLLVFSSLNGQWHVRTYDQWGVSATLPLFVRSGPGLSSRQIVHGCFYWHLELQNQLLVLDLREMEFSTVNLESESPGSKTFVLVEAEKGMLGMITIGNAYDKDMKDHRYWLAYCILTNNQWHLEKVIPLLVKDLHLVGVAGGYLLYAVYCKFAEQKLEYRYFSVDLKSFQIQLFTTLCKQIPGRMNAPYPNQTGRLIMQQ, encoded by the exons ATGCTGCCCGCCATCCCCGTTGATGTGAACGCGCTGGAACTCCTCGATCAGGAGAATTTCCTTGCTCCcggtgaggacaaggaggatcccttGTCATTTAGGGTGATATGCTTGGCACAATGCAGAATGAATTTGTTGCTTCTGGTATTCTCCTCTTTGAATGGACAATGGCATGTTCGTACTTATGACCAATGGGGTGTTTCGGCTACACTTCCTTTATTTGTGAGGTCTGGGCCTGGGCTGTCCAGTCGTCAAATCGTCCACGGATGCTTCTATTGGCATTTGGAACTGCAGAACCAGTTACTTGTGCTTGACTTGCGCGAGATGGAGTTCTCTACTGTCAACCTTGAATCTGAGTCACCAGGGAGTAAAACTTTTGTCCTTGTCGAGGCAGAAAAAGGAATGCTCGGGATGATCACTATAGGTAATGCCTATGATAAGGACATGAAAGATCACCGATATTGGCTCGCGTATTGCATTCTGACAAATAACCAATGGCACTTGGAGAAGGTCATCCCGTTACTGGTAAAGGATCTGCATCTGGTTGGTGTAGCCGGGGGATATCTGCTGTACGCGGTGTACTGCAAATTTGCAGAACAGAAGCTGGAGTATCGATACTTTTCGGTGGACCTGAAGTCTTTCCAGATCCAGTTGTTCACTACACTTTGCAAACAAATACCTGGACGAATGAACGCTCCTTACCCAAACCAAACTGGACGACT TATTATGCAACAATGA